The nucleotide sequence GGAGGTGACCGAGCGGGGCCGGGTCGCCCGCCTCATTTGCGATATCGCCTTGCCCGACGACGAGCCTTTCGAGGGCGACCCCCGCCACGTCTTAAAGCGCGTCATCGAGAAGGCCAACAGCATGGGCTTTGACGCCTTAAACGCCGGCCCGGAGGCCGAGTTCTTTCTCTTTGAGATGGGCTCTAACCGCACGCCCTCGCTCGTCACCCACGATTCGGCGGGCTACTTTGACTTAGCGCCCTTAGACCGCGCCGAACCGGCGCGGCGCGACATCGTCAACTACCTCGTGCAGATGGGCTTTGAAGTCGAGGCCGCCCACCACGAGGTCGCCATCGGCCAGCACGAGATCGACTTTAAGTACGCCGACGCCTTAACGACCGCCGACAACATCGCCACCTTCCGCTTCGTGGTCCGCCGGGTGGCGCAGAAGTACGGGCTTCACGCCACCTTTATGCCCAAGCCCATCGCCGGCATCAACGGCTCGGGGATGCACACCCACCTGAGCCTCTTTAAAAACGGTGAGAACGCCTTTTATAACCCCGACGGCAGGGACCAGCTGAGCGAGACGGCGCTTTGTTTTATCGGTGGCCTCTTGGAGCACGCCTCCTCCTTTGTCGCCATCACCAACCCGCTCGTTAATTCCTATAAGCGCCTGGTGCCCGGTTACGAAGCCCCCACCAACATCGCCTGGAGCGCCGCCAACCGCAGCGCCATGATCCGCATTCCGGCGCGGCGGGGCTTAAGCACCCGCGCCGAGTTGCGCATGCCCGACCCCGCCGCCAACCCTTACCTCGCGCTAGCGGTCATGTTTGGCGCCGGGTTGGACGGCATCAAGAACAGCCTGATGCCGCCGCCCGCCATCCAGAAAAACATCTTTCACATGAGCATCCGCGACAAGCGCCGCCACAAGATCAAAGAGCTTCCCGGCACGCTCAACTTAGCCGTCGACGCCTTGGAGAGGAGCCGCTTTGTCCGCGACCTCTTGGGCGAGCACATCTTCGAGCACTACGTCGAGGCCAAGCGCCTCGAGTGGGAGGACTACAAGATGCAGGTGCACGCCTGGGAGGTCGAGCGCTACCTGACGAGCTACTAGGGTTTAAGGGGCTGGGGACGCCAAAACCCAGCCCCTTGACGGCTGCAGGCCGCCAATCCTTAGCGGTCTATAGAGATTTCATGAAGATTCATCACCAAAACACCGTTGACAGTTCTCATCAACACGGTTATGCTTACCGTGCAAGTTTACATGTTGGCTTTTAAAGCCTTTTAGGAGGAAGTATGAAGAAACTGGGTTTAATCTTCGTGATCGCGATAATGGGTCTGGCCTTTGGCCAGGAGCCCATCCGCATCGGGGTCAATCTCGAGCTCTCCGGCCGCTTTGCCACCATCGGCAACACGACGCTGCAAGGCATTGAAACCGCGCAAGCGCAGATGGGTACCGTCTTGGACCGCCCCATCGAACTGAGCGTTTGCGACAACGCCACCACCGTCGAAGGTTCTGTTTCCTGCGCCAATCGCTTTGTTGACGAAGGCGTGCTCGGCGTGCTTGGGCCGATTGCCACCACCCACGCCATTCCTGCTGCCGAGGTGCTCCAAAACGCCGGCATCATCATGGTTTCGACGGCTTCAACCAACCCCGCCACCACGCAAATTGGCGAGTACATCTTCCGCATGGCCTATACCGACGACTTCCAAGGGGTCGTGGCCGCTCGCTATGCCTACGATGACTTGGAGGCCCGCCGCGCGGCTATCTTCCGCCAGCAGGACGACGACTACTCCTTTGGCTTGGCCGGTTTCTTCAACGACGAGTTCCAGACGCTCGGAGGCGAAACCGCAGTGGTCGACTTTGTCTCCGGCACCGTGGACTTTTCCGCGCAGATTGCCGATATCCGCGGTTTCGACCCTGAAGTCATCTACTTTAGCGGTTTTTGCCCGGAAGGCGCCCCGCTCGTGACCCAACTTCGCCAGCAGGGCTTTGAGCAGCAAGTTTTAGCGGCTGACGCCTCGGATGATTCGCAGTGCCCCGAAGGTGGCGGAACGGCCTTTGACGGCGTCATCTATACCGGTTTTGGCGGCCCCGAAGTGTTGAGCGGCGAAGCGCAAGCGCGCGCCGAGGAGTTCGGCCGCTTTTTCGAAGAGGCCAATCCTGCCGCCACCGACTTTAACGGCTTCACCCTAGCCGGTGCTGACTCCTACAACGTTCTCCTAGAGGCTATTGACGTTGCCGGTAGCGCCGAGATCGCGGACGTTTTAGCAGCCCTCTCCTCGCTCACGGCCTATCCCGGTGTCTCGGGAGAGATCACCTACGAAGGGACCGACGGCACCCCGGCCGACCGCACCATCGCCTTTTTCAGGTACAACGTGCGCAGCAGCAACGACTGGGATTCGGAGAGCCTTTTTGGCCTCGGCACCGGCGCGGAGGACACGCAGTAGCTTGTTTGGCGTTAGCGCTGTTGGCCTAGTTGGTTTAGTTGGCCTAAGGTAGCAAAGCAGGGCGGGCTCATCCCGCCCTGCACGCTATGTGTCTGCACCTATGCTAAATGTTACACTGGTGAAACGTATTATCTTGATGCCCGACTTGATACTCTACTTTATTGGCGTAAAGGTTGTGCCGCGTGTGAACAAGACGATTTAACTCGAGGAGCTTATGACTGTTTCCAGTATGATGCGTCTAAAACGCCTTAACCGCGGAGGCTTGCTGGTCCTGGGGCTCATCTTGGCCCTGGTGGGGGGGCGCATAGCCTATGTGATGGCGGTAGAAGGCTTTAACGCCGCTCATTTTGTGGGCGCTTTTGTGCGGTCGTTCCAACTCGGCAGCCTCTACGCGCTCATCGCCTTGGGCTACACCATGGTCTACGGCATTATCAGGCTCATCAACTTCGCCCACGGCGAAGTCTTTATGGTCGGGGCCTTTGCGTCTTTTTTTCTCTTCTCCAATACCCCTTACGCCTTGCCCTGGGCGGTCCTGGCCGCGGCTGTTATCGCCTACGGCGTTATGCGGGTGCTCGACACCTTCCGAGGTCGCCTCCTCGACCCCGTGGTCTTGGGCGGCGGCGCGCTGGTCTTTGCGCTCTCGGTCTATGCGCTTCACACCGTGAACATTCACTGGCTTCTCGCCATGCTCATGAGCATGATGATCACCGCGGTCCTGGGGATTACCATCGACCGCATCGCCTACCGCCCGCTGCGCGGCGCCCCGCGGATGTCGCTGCTTATTACCGCTATCGCCGTGTCCTTTTTTCTGCAAAATTTTGGCATTTTGGCCTTTACCCGCAACCAGACGCCTTACAGCCCTGCGACTTCCTGGACCGACCCTTTGCGGTTCGAGGTCTTTGGCAGCACGGTCTTTACCTCGCTGCTCATCGTTTTGGTCCCTTTGGTGACGCTCGTTTTGGTCGTGGCCTTGACGCTTTTCGTCAGCCGCAGCCGGCTCGGCAAGGCCATGCGGGCGACCGCACAGGACCCGGAAACCGCCCAGATGATGGGCGTCAACGTCAACAAAGTCATCGCCACCACCTTTTTGCTCGGTTCGATGCTGGCGGCGGCGGCGGGGGTGCTCTGGGGTCTGTCCTTTGGCAGCCTCAACCAGCCGGCGGTGTTTGGCATCCTGCCGGGTATCAAAGCCTTTGCGGCAGCCGTCATCGGCGGCATTGGCAGCCTGCCGGGAGCGGTGCTCGGCGGGCTGCTGCTAGGCTTTCTCGAGAACTTTTTGACGGCGCTGTTCCCGCGCACCGCGACCTTTGCGGGCATCACCGAATACCGCGACACCTTTGCCTTTGTCATGCTCGTCATCATCTTGCTGATCAAGCCCAGTGGTCTTATCGGTGAAGACCTTTCGGAGAAAGTCTGATGAGTGCCAACGGCAAAATCATCCGCAACCTGCTGCTTACCTTGGCAGGGCTTGGCCTTGTCGCCCTGTTTTTGTTTTGGGTGGAGGGGACCGGCAGCCGCCGGATGAACGACGCGGTCGCCCTTTTTGCTATTTTAGGCATCGCCGCCGTCAGCCTCAACTTGATCAACGGCGTGACCGGCATTCTCTCCCTGGGCCATCACGGCTTTATGCTGATCGGCGGCTACACGACGGCGCTGCTCGTGCTCCCGGAGGCGGCCAGAGAGCGGATTTTAGACAGCGCCCGCAGCCAGATGACGCCGACGACGTTGGGCCTCAGCATGAGCAACTGGCTGAGCGCCTTGGGCTTGGACGTTTTGACCACGCCTGAAACGATGTGGGTCCGTTTTCTGCTCTCGCTCTTGGTAGGCGGCTTTGTCGCCATGCTCTTTGGTCTGATCGTGGGCATTCCCAGTTTGCGGCTGCGCGGCGACTATCTGGCCATCGTGACCTTTGGCTTTGGCGAGATCATTCGCCTTTTGGCCGCTACCTCCCTGCTGGCAAGTTTTACCAACGGCGCCTTGGGCTTTGCGGGCGTGCCCTCGGTCCTGTTTGGCAAAAACATCTGGTTTGTATTTCCCCTCCTCGCCGCCACCGTCTTTGTGCTGCTGAAGCTGAAGTACAGTTCTTACGGGCGGGCGCTGCAGGGCATCCGCGAGGACGAGGTCGCCGCTCAGGCGATGGGCGTCAACACGGCGTACCACAAAGTGTTGGCCTTTGCCATTTCCGCTTTTTTCGCGGGCGTCGCGGGTGGGCTTTACGTTTCCTGGCTGGGCACGGCGCGCCTCGAGTCTTTTCTTTTTGTCATCACCTTCTTTCTGCTGGTGGCGATTTCCGTCGGCGGCACGGGCTCGTTTACGGGCGTTCTCCTGGGCACGGCCTTGGTCATCTTCGTGCGGCAGTACGGCGACCCGCTCGAGGAGGCCTATCCCCTCACCACCTGGCTCACGCTGGCCGGCGGCGCGCTTGTTCTCGCCGCTCTGGGGACGCTGCTGCTCCGTCACATCCAGCGCTTGAGACCGCGCTTTAACCGCGGCATCGCCGTTTTGGGCGGGCTAGGGCTGCTAGCCATCGTCTTTGCGCTGCTGGCGCCGAGCTTTGGCCTCCTGGAGGGAAGCTGGCGCGGTTTTGGCATGCGCGCGATTCTGCTGTCGATTTTGCTCATCGTGATCATGATCTTCAGGCCCTCGGGCATCATGGGCAGCAGCGAATTCAACTGGGCGGCGCTCTTTGGCGAGCGGCGTGATAAGCCCAGCGACGAGGAGCGGGCGCAAGACGCCTGGCTCACCAATCCCGCCCTCAACAAGGACAAGACCGCCGCGCTGAGCGACAAGAACGCGCCCACGCGCCCGCCCCGCTCCGGCGACCGGGAGGTATAAGGTGGCGATGCTCGAGATTAACAAGGTCAGCAAGGCGTTTGGCGGGGTGCAGGCCACTTCGGATTTGAGCCTGAACGTCAACGAGGGTGAGATCGTCTCGGTCATCGGCCCCAACGGCGCGGGCAAAACGACGCTCTTCAATCTGGTGACGGGCGTCTACAAACCCGACAGCGGCGACATCCGCTTTCTGGGCAAGTCGATCGCCGGGCTCTCGACCAACAAGATCGTGGACTTGGGCATCGCCCGGACCTTTCAAAACCTCAGGCTCTTTATGAACCTGACGGTGCTGGAAAACGTCCTTATCCCCCAGCACCACAAGCTGCGCTCGACCTGGCTCGCGGCGGTCTTGCGGACGCCCGGCTACCGCCGTCAGGAAAAGCGCATGCATGAGGTGGCCCTCGAGAAACTCTCCTTTTTCGGGCCGCGACTGATGAGCTTTCGGCTTTACCAGCCGGTCTACGTCTTGTCTTACGCCAACAGGCGCCGCACCGAGATGGCGCGGGCCATGGCGACGGGCGCCAAACTCCTCTTGCTCGACGAGCCGAGCGCCGGGATGAACCCGAGCGAGACCATCGAAATCACCCGGATCATCCGGCGCATGCGGGATGAAGGCGGCTACACCATCCTCTTGGTCGAGCACAAGATGAACTTAGTCGGCGAGATCAGCGACCGCGTCGTCGTGCTTGACTACGGGCGCAAGATCGCCGAGGGGCAGTACCGCGACGTCGTGAACGACCCCAGCGTCATCGAGGCTTACTTGGGGAAAAAGGCGGCCGAGCAGAAGGCCGAGGAGAAGGTGGAAGGGCAGGCGGGAGGTCCCTTATGAGCGCGGTGACGGTGGCGCAGCCGGAGCGGGCGGAGAAGGCGCAAGCGGAGCAGGAAAAGCTCCTCGAGCTCAAGAACGTCACCACCCACTACGGCGCTATTCGCGCCTTGAACGACGTCACCATGGTCATCTATCCCGGCGAGATGGTCTGCCTCCTGGGCGGCAACGCCTCGGGCAAGTCCACCACCTTGAAGGCCATTTTGGGCATCGTGCGCGTCTCCGAGGGCGAGATGTACTTTCGCGGCGAGCGCGCCGATACCCTGACCACCGCCGAGCGTGTGATGCGCGGCATGGCGGTGGTGCCCGAAAACCGGCGGATATTCCCCAAGATGACGGTGCGTGAAAACCTCGAGATGGGCGCCTACTTGCGCAATGACAGGGGGGGCATCCGTGAGGACATGGACTACGTCTTTTCCCTCTTTCCGCGCCTGGCCGAGCGGCTCGAGCAAAAGGGCGGCACCTTCTCGGGCGGCGAGCAGCAGATGCTGGCGATGGGCCGGGCCCTCATGAGCCGGCCCAAGCTGATCTTGATGGACGAGCCCTCGATGGGGCTGGCGCCGCTCTTCGTCGAGCGCATCTTCGAGATCATCAAGAGGGTCAATAAGGAGGGCATCAGCGTCTTTGTGGTCGAGCAAAACGCCAACGTCTCCTTGTCGATCGCCGACCGGGGCTACGTCTTGCAAACGGGCGAGGTGGTCCTCTCGGGAGCGGCCAGAGAGCTGCTCAACAACGACGCGATGAAGAGGGCCTATTTGGGCGAGGTCTGAGGCTCGATTGGGCGCGCAAGGAGACAAGCTCGCGCGCTCGCGTCACACATAGGCCACTTACAGCCAAACCACCTACACATAGGCCACATACAATTATAGCACATAGATGTGTTAACCTGCGTTTGGAGGATAGGCCATGCCCCAACTTCACTTTTATGTGCCCGATGAGGTGGCCGAGCGCCTGCGGCAGAGGGCGAAGGACAAGAACACGAGCCTTTCTAAGTATCTCGCCGATGTCGTCCAGCGCGAGGTCGCCCCAGGATGGCCGGAAGGCTATTTCGAGAGCGTCATCGGCAAGTGGCAAGGCGAGCCGCTCGAGCGCCCCGAGCCCTTGCCGCTCGAAGAGCGCGAGCCTTTCCTCGAATGATTCTTCTCGACACGAACGCCTGCGTTCACCTCCTGAACGGGACCTCGCCACCGCTCATCGCGCGTTTCAAGGCGCATGACCCTAGCCGCTACCGAATTTCTGCGATTGTTCGCGCCGAACTCCTTTACGGCGTTTACAGCAGCCAGCGCGTGGCGGAAAATCTGCGCCTTCTCGAGCTTTTTCTCGAGCCCCTGGTGAGCGTTCCCTTCGACGATGCCTGCGCTAGAGCCTATGGCCGGTTGCGCG is from Deinococcota bacterium and encodes:
- the glnA gene encoding type I glutamate--ammonia ligase, with the translated sequence EVTERGRVARLICDIALPDDEPFEGDPRHVLKRVIEKANSMGFDALNAGPEAEFFLFEMGSNRTPSLVTHDSAGYFDLAPLDRAEPARRDIVNYLVQMGFEVEAAHHEVAIGQHEIDFKYADALTTADNIATFRFVVRRVAQKYGLHATFMPKPIAGINGSGMHTHLSLFKNGENAFYNPDGRDQLSETALCFIGGLLEHASSFVAITNPLVNSYKRLVPGYEAPTNIAWSAANRSAMIRIPARRGLSTRAELRMPDPAANPYLALAVMFGAGLDGIKNSLMPPPAIQKNIFHMSIRDKRRHKIKELPGTLNLAVDALERSRFVRDLLGEHIFEHYVEAKRLEWEDYKMQVHAWEVERYLTSY
- a CDS encoding branched-chain amino acid ABC transporter permease, giving the protein MSANGKIIRNLLLTLAGLGLVALFLFWVEGTGSRRMNDAVALFAILGIAAVSLNLINGVTGILSLGHHGFMLIGGYTTALLVLPEAARERILDSARSQMTPTTLGLSMSNWLSALGLDVLTTPETMWVRFLLSLLVGGFVAMLFGLIVGIPSLRLRGDYLAIVTFGFGEIIRLLAATSLLASFTNGALGFAGVPSVLFGKNIWFVFPLLAATVFVLLKLKYSSYGRALQGIREDEVAAQAMGVNTAYHKVLAFAISAFFAGVAGGLYVSWLGTARLESFLFVITFFLLVAISVGGTGSFTGVLLGTALVIFVRQYGDPLEEAYPLTTWLTLAGGALVLAALGTLLLRHIQRLRPRFNRGIAVLGGLGLLAIVFALLAPSFGLLEGSWRGFGMRAILLSILLIVIMIFRPSGIMGSSEFNWAALFGERRDKPSDEERAQDAWLTNPALNKDKTAALSDKNAPTRPPRSGDREV
- a CDS encoding ABC transporter substrate-binding protein — its product is MKKLGLIFVIAIMGLAFGQEPIRIGVNLELSGRFATIGNTTLQGIETAQAQMGTVLDRPIELSVCDNATTVEGSVSCANRFVDEGVLGVLGPIATTHAIPAAEVLQNAGIIMVSTASTNPATTQIGEYIFRMAYTDDFQGVVAARYAYDDLEARRAAIFRQQDDDYSFGLAGFFNDEFQTLGGETAVVDFVSGTVDFSAQIADIRGFDPEVIYFSGFCPEGAPLVTQLRQQGFEQQVLAADASDDSQCPEGGGTAFDGVIYTGFGGPEVLSGEAQARAEEFGRFFEEANPAATDFNGFTLAGADSYNVLLEAIDVAGSAEIADVLAALSSLTAYPGVSGEITYEGTDGTPADRTIAFFRYNVRSSNDWDSESLFGLGTGAEDTQ
- a CDS encoding type II toxin-antitoxin system VapC family toxin; protein product: MILLDTNACVHLLNGTSPPLIARFKAHDPSRYRISAIVRAELLYGVYSSQRVAENLRLLELFLEPLVSVPFDDACARAYGRLRADLRRMGKPIGANDMLIATTALAHGLTLVSHNVREFAQVPGLKLEDWEV
- a CDS encoding ABC transporter ATP-binding protein; amino-acid sequence: MAMLEINKVSKAFGGVQATSDLSLNVNEGEIVSVIGPNGAGKTTLFNLVTGVYKPDSGDIRFLGKSIAGLSTNKIVDLGIARTFQNLRLFMNLTVLENVLIPQHHKLRSTWLAAVLRTPGYRRQEKRMHEVALEKLSFFGPRLMSFRLYQPVYVLSYANRRRTEMARAMATGAKLLLLDEPSAGMNPSETIEITRIIRRMRDEGGYTILLVEHKMNLVGEISDRVVVLDYGRKIAEGQYRDVVNDPSVIEAYLGKKAAEQKAEEKVEGQAGGPL
- a CDS encoding branched-chain amino acid ABC transporter permease; amino-acid sequence: MTVSSMMRLKRLNRGGLLVLGLILALVGGRIAYVMAVEGFNAAHFVGAFVRSFQLGSLYALIALGYTMVYGIIRLINFAHGEVFMVGAFASFFLFSNTPYALPWAVLAAAVIAYGVMRVLDTFRGRLLDPVVLGGGALVFALSVYALHTVNIHWLLAMLMSMMITAVLGITIDRIAYRPLRGAPRMSLLITAIAVSFFLQNFGILAFTRNQTPYSPATSWTDPLRFEVFGSTVFTSLLIVLVPLVTLVLVVALTLFVSRSRLGKAMRATAQDPETAQMMGVNVNKVIATTFLLGSMLAAAAGVLWGLSFGSLNQPAVFGILPGIKAFAAAVIGGIGSLPGAVLGGLLLGFLENFLTALFPRTATFAGITEYRDTFAFVMLVIILLIKPSGLIGEDLSEKV
- a CDS encoding ABC transporter ATP-binding protein, which codes for MSAVTVAQPERAEKAQAEQEKLLELKNVTTHYGAIRALNDVTMVIYPGEMVCLLGGNASGKSTTLKAILGIVRVSEGEMYFRGERADTLTTAERVMRGMAVVPENRRIFPKMTVRENLEMGAYLRNDRGGIREDMDYVFSLFPRLAERLEQKGGTFSGGEQQMLAMGRALMSRPKLILMDEPSMGLAPLFVERIFEIIKRVNKEGISVFVVEQNANVSLSIADRGYVLQTGEVVLSGAARELLNNDAMKRAYLGEV